A single region of the Pseudomonas sp. GGS8 genome encodes:
- a CDS encoding PAS domain S-box protein gives MSRGPIYEDDTAIGSTCISSEGSEQTSPSLHDLGLIDVLQALPEATYTTDAKGLITFYNHAAVALWGVSPALGESTFCGSWKLYWPDGTPLPHDECPMAMALKEQRPVRGLEAIAERPDGTRVRFLACPSPIFDAAGGLIGAVNMLIDMTDQTVADEAALRHDALVESSSDAIIAKDLNGTITNWNAGAQRLFGYTAEEAVGQPIGMLIPLDRQDEEPHILARIRRGERIEHYETLRRRKDGSLVEISLAVSPIRNRQGRIVGAAKIARDITERRQAEEQKSLLIREMDHRVKNLFSLANSVVSLSARSATTSGELASAVCARLNALARAHTLTIPHGLSNEQPTTLHTLIQTILAPYAGGEDNSQARAFVTGPDITIDGASVTSFALLLHEFATNAAKYGALSLSEGLLDIVCSESEELFTVVWSERNGPLIDREPDSTGFGTLLAKATVQGQLHGEIRRDWKREGLTITVAFPTRSTRGQ, from the coding sequence ATGAGCCGAGGGCCTATCTATGAGGACGACACCGCTATTGGATCTACCTGTATTTCCTCAGAAGGTAGCGAGCAAACCTCCCCATCCCTTCACGACCTGGGGTTGATTGATGTCCTTCAGGCACTGCCCGAGGCCACCTACACAACCGATGCCAAGGGCCTGATCACCTTTTACAACCATGCGGCTGTGGCGCTGTGGGGAGTGAGCCCGGCGCTTGGGGAGAGCACCTTTTGCGGCTCCTGGAAGCTCTATTGGCCTGACGGCACGCCGCTGCCCCACGATGAATGCCCCATGGCCATGGCATTAAAGGAACAACGTCCTGTCAGAGGGCTTGAGGCCATCGCCGAACGTCCGGATGGCACACGCGTTCGCTTTCTGGCGTGCCCCTCGCCGATCTTCGATGCAGCAGGCGGTCTGATAGGCGCCGTTAACATGCTGATCGATATGACCGACCAGACCGTTGCCGACGAAGCCGCGCTGAGGCATGACGCGCTGGTCGAATCGTCCTCCGATGCAATCATCGCCAAAGACCTGAACGGCACGATTACCAACTGGAACGCTGGCGCCCAGCGACTCTTCGGTTACACCGCCGAAGAAGCCGTCGGCCAACCCATTGGCATGCTCATTCCCCTGGATCGGCAGGATGAGGAACCCCACATTTTGGCGCGCATTCGTCGAGGCGAGCGCATCGAACACTATGAAACCCTGCGGCGGCGCAAAGACGGCAGCCTTGTCGAGATATCTCTCGCCGTCTCCCCCATCAGAAATCGGCAAGGCCGTATTGTCGGAGCGGCCAAAATCGCTCGCGATATCACCGAGCGCCGACAGGCGGAAGAACAAAAGAGCCTGCTCATCAGAGAGATGGATCACCGGGTGAAAAACCTGTTCTCCCTGGCGAACAGCGTGGTCTCACTGAGCGCCCGTTCGGCAACGACCTCCGGTGAACTCGCCTCCGCCGTTTGCGCAAGGCTGAACGCATTGGCGCGAGCGCACACCCTGACCATACCGCACGGTTTGAGCAACGAGCAGCCCACGACATTGCATACACTCATTCAAACCATTCTCGCGCCTTATGCCGGTGGCGAGGATAACAGCCAGGCACGCGCCTTCGTGACCGGCCCTGACATAACGATTGACGGTGCATCCGTCACAAGCTTCGCTCTGCTGTTGCATGAGTTTGCAACCAACGCTGCGAAATATGGGGCGCTGTCTTTGTCTGAAGGGCTTTTGGATATTGTCTGCAGCGAGAGTGAGGAGCTGTTCACCGTTGTCTGGAGCGAAAGGAATGGGCCGCTCATTGACCGGGAACCCGATAGCACCGGTTTCGGCACACTTCTCGCCAAAGCGACCGTGCAGGGCCAGCTTCACGGCGAAATCCGCCGTGACTGGAAGCGCGAGGGGCTGACCATCACCGTAGCGTTTCCCACCCGTAGCACTCGCGGCCAGTAG
- a CDS encoding AraC family transcriptional regulator, producing MDKRNWIELSQDADTGIESIRAHFQGHAYDPHWHDSFLVGVTEQGVQQFNCRRVRHLSTPGKVFMLEPGEIHDGHAPTEEGFTYSMLYLDPHWLERELHALFEHAPANSQPGFADTLSQDPRLATAIYQAFHVLHEGDLRIVRQSAIDTLLGALTCHLDWRKRRAVDPRLPLVAQVARDYLHAHVYEDIGLDDLAQACGVDRFRLTRAFKAAFGMAPHAYLIQLRLAKARQLLARGESPAQVASALGFSDQSHMGRWFRRAYQLTPADYRKRCSNLPD from the coding sequence GTGGATAAACGCAACTGGATTGAGCTGTCCCAGGATGCCGATACCGGGATTGAATCGATTCGTGCCCATTTTCAGGGGCATGCCTACGATCCGCACTGGCATGACAGTTTTCTGGTGGGGGTCACCGAACAGGGGGTGCAGCAGTTCAATTGCCGACGCGTTCGCCATCTTAGTACGCCGGGCAAGGTATTCATGCTGGAGCCGGGGGAAATCCACGATGGGCATGCGCCGACCGAGGAAGGGTTTACTTATTCCATGCTCTACCTCGATCCTCACTGGCTTGAACGGGAGTTGCATGCGTTGTTCGAGCACGCGCCGGCCAACAGTCAGCCGGGCTTTGCCGACACCCTGAGCCAGGATCCGCGCCTGGCCACTGCCATTTATCAAGCTTTCCACGTGCTCCACGAGGGTGACTTGCGCATCGTGCGTCAGAGCGCCATCGATACCTTGTTGGGGGCGCTCACTTGCCACCTTGATTGGCGCAAGCGGCGGGCCGTTGATCCGCGTCTGCCGTTGGTGGCCCAGGTTGCGCGTGACTATCTGCATGCCCATGTCTACGAGGACATCGGGCTGGATGATCTGGCTCAAGCCTGTGGTGTTGATCGCTTTCGCCTGACGCGGGCCTTCAAGGCAGCCTTTGGAATGGCGCCTCATGCTTATCTGATTCAGCTGCGCCTGGCCAAGGCGCGGCAGCTACTGGCGCGGGGCGAGTCGCCGGCGCAGGTGGCCAGTGCTCTCGGGTTTTCCGATCAAAGCCATATGGGGCGCTGGTTCCGCCGTGCCTACCAGCTCACGCCAGCGGACTACCGCAAGCGCTGCTCAAACCTTCCAGACTGA
- a CDS encoding DUF2986 domain-containing protein, with the protein MNRRKKINQLLKANAKKASAKLAPKSKTKYISKADRLKLAAEAGQDSITCAES; encoded by the coding sequence ATGAATCGTCGTAAAAAAATAAATCAGTTATTAAAGGCTAACGCCAAAAAGGCCAGCGCCAAATTGGCACCGAAAAGCAAGACTAAATACATTAGTAAAGCTGACCGATTGAAGCTGGCGGCTGAAGCCGGTCAGGACTCAATCACTTGCGCTGAGAGCTGA
- the crcB gene encoding fluoride efflux transporter CrcB: MLKSLLVIAIGASLGAWLRWLLGIKLNALFPTVPPGTLIANMIGGYIIGFAIAWLAATPSLSPEWRLLIITGFCGGLTTFSTFSAETVTLIQEGRLLWAIGAILLHVAGSLAMTVAGLISFQLIGTR; encoded by the coding sequence ATGCTGAAATCACTACTCGTTATCGCTATCGGCGCATCCCTCGGGGCCTGGTTACGCTGGCTACTGGGCATCAAACTCAATGCCCTGTTCCCGACTGTTCCGCCAGGAACCCTGATTGCCAACATGATCGGGGGATACATCATTGGTTTTGCGATTGCGTGGCTGGCTGCAACGCCATCACTGAGTCCTGAATGGCGACTTCTGATCATCACCGGCTTCTGTGGGGGCCTGACAACCTTTTCTACGTTTTCAGCCGAAACTGTCACCTTGATTCAGGAAGGCAGGCTTCTTTGGGCAATTGGCGCCATTTTGCTACACGTGGCAGGTTCACTGGCGATGACCGTTGCGGGGCTTATTTCGTTTCAACTGATTGGCACACGCTAG
- a CDS encoding tetratricopeptide repeat protein has product MPTKNFLPGLILAFCVVASLCSVAAERRAPSQSNSASTTLIETASRQYGEGQLDQAAATLERALHIQPNNPATLHYLGVLRLQQGQYQQAETLAVRSNMRVGSNVALRNRNYQLIQAAQQAKDSSTSPNAKEDQIAVQKGLEEEAQRLREAEMAAAEQSTPDSGRDAGNFARTMPEGELQSTSAEPAPAHDGVEIPRGHWPPPGKCRIWFPNRPPGHQPPPGKCKKLRHRVPLGAYLVHG; this is encoded by the coding sequence ATGCCAACCAAGAATTTTCTGCCGGGTCTTATCCTGGCGTTCTGCGTCGTCGCCTCGCTTTGTTCGGTTGCTGCCGAGCGAAGGGCGCCCTCGCAAAGTAACAGCGCATCAACCACTCTGATCGAAACCGCCTCGCGGCAGTATGGAGAGGGTCAGTTGGACCAGGCCGCTGCCACGCTGGAGCGAGCCCTGCATATCCAGCCGAACAATCCCGCGACGCTGCATTACCTCGGTGTGTTGCGTCTTCAGCAGGGGCAGTACCAGCAGGCTGAAACGTTGGCGGTGCGCTCGAACATGAGGGTTGGTAGCAACGTAGCGTTACGCAACCGCAACTACCAATTGATCCAGGCGGCGCAGCAGGCCAAGGATTCGAGCACTTCACCCAACGCTAAAGAGGACCAGATCGCAGTACAGAAGGGGCTCGAAGAGGAGGCCCAAAGGCTGCGCGAAGCAGAAATGGCCGCTGCTGAACAATCCACTCCGGACTCCGGGCGCGACGCTGGCAACTTCGCTCGCACAATGCCCGAAGGAGAATTGCAATCGACTTCTGCCGAGCCGGCGCCCGCGCACGATGGCGTTGAGATTCCCCGCGGCCATTGGCCGCCTCCGGGGAAATGCCGAATCTGGTTTCCTAATCGCCCGCCCGGGCATCAGCCCCCACCCGGCAAATGCAAGAAGCTGCGGCATCGGGTTCCGTTGGGAGCCTATCTGGTGCACGGTTGA
- a CDS encoding tyrosinase family protein: MSTARQDVATLGSGWNKVLLNYALAMRELDKLPITDHNSWKFLGAIHGFDRQLWIDENVLGEDDPIPKDLTNYTYGSQCQHGSWYFLSWHRGYVFAFEAIVAAKVKELTGDEWALPYWNYLNSGNPDARHVPDAFLEETLPDGSPNPLSKYPRRQGLTKLQPGPRDAFSLAAMEENDFQVGNDGSIGFGGGVTGDFVQFARWTGDLENNPHNTVHRLIGGDQGFMANPYLAGLDPIFWLHHCNIDRLWEAWMNTPGKTMVRDPRWLNGPADRTFIMPVPGGAAGMKFSGRDTLMDGKLHRSYADLRIGTGVTPGAEAVARVKMGAPDQQSIEPIGANAAAVRVGGAPVRTQVDLDQQATTAGIAAMGAMEPGREVTRLYLALESVRGSAPSPLLEVYVNLPEGVDPQLHPECHAGSLTLFGLNVASRPDGGHGGNGLGYTIDITDLAQRLTDAGDFDPNHLRVTLVPGEQISEAKPVTVDRISVLKRSGVVS, translated from the coding sequence ATGAGTACGGCTCGACAAGATGTCGCGACACTCGGTTCCGGCTGGAACAAGGTTCTGCTCAACTATGCGCTGGCGATGCGCGAGCTGGACAAGCTGCCGATAACCGATCACAACAGTTGGAAATTCCTGGGCGCCATCCACGGGTTCGATCGGCAATTGTGGATTGACGAAAACGTGCTGGGTGAGGACGACCCGATTCCAAAGGATCTGACCAACTATACCTATGGCAGTCAGTGCCAGCACGGCAGTTGGTATTTCCTTTCCTGGCACCGCGGTTATGTGTTTGCATTCGAGGCGATCGTCGCTGCGAAAGTGAAGGAACTGACCGGCGACGAATGGGCGCTGCCGTACTGGAACTACCTCAACAGCGGCAACCCGGATGCGCGGCATGTTCCAGATGCTTTTCTGGAAGAAACCTTGCCCGACGGCAGCCCGAACCCGCTCAGCAAATACCCCCGTCGACAAGGACTTACCAAACTGCAGCCAGGCCCACGCGATGCGTTCAGCCTCGCCGCGATGGAGGAGAACGATTTCCAGGTCGGCAATGATGGCAGCATCGGATTCGGCGGCGGCGTCACCGGCGATTTCGTTCAGTTCGCCCGCTGGACCGGCGATCTGGAGAACAACCCGCACAATACGGTCCATCGTCTTATCGGCGGCGACCAGGGATTCATGGCCAATCCGTATCTTGCGGGCCTGGACCCGATCTTCTGGTTGCACCATTGCAACATCGACCGGCTCTGGGAGGCGTGGATGAACACGCCGGGCAAGACGATGGTTCGCGATCCGCGCTGGCTCAACGGCCCGGCTGACCGCACCTTCATCATGCCGGTGCCGGGTGGCGCTGCTGGAATGAAGTTCTCCGGCCGCGACACACTGATGGATGGCAAATTGCACCGTAGCTATGCGGACTTGCGCATCGGCACCGGTGTAACACCTGGAGCAGAGGCTGTGGCACGGGTCAAAATGGGTGCGCCGGATCAACAAAGCATCGAGCCAATCGGTGCCAATGCGGCGGCGGTCAGGGTTGGTGGGGCGCCGGTGCGTACGCAGGTCGACCTCGATCAGCAAGCCACCACCGCCGGCATCGCCGCGATGGGCGCGATGGAGCCGGGCAGGGAGGTGACCCGGCTTTACCTGGCGCTTGAATCGGTGCGCGGCTCCGCGCCTTCTCCTCTGCTGGAGGTGTACGTCAATCTGCCGGAAGGCGTTGATCCCCAGCTCCATCCCGAGTGCCATGCCGGCAGCCTGACGCTGTTCGGCCTGAACGTCGCCTCGCGGCCGGACGGCGGCCACGGCGGCAACGGGCTTGGCTATACGATCGACATTACCGACCTGGCCCAGCGGCTGACGGATGCTGGCGACTTTGATCCGAACCATCTGCGGGTAACCCTCGTTCCGGGCGAGCAGATATCGGAAGCCAAGCCCGTGACCGTGGACCGAATCAGTGTTCTCAAGCGAAGTGGCGTCGTGAGCTGA
- a CDS encoding DUF190 domain-containing protein — protein MKGFLVIFFTQQNRRHHGKMLGEWLVDLAKEMGLRGATLATGIEGFGHSGKLHSSHFFELADQPTEIRLAMTEEEFVRLFERLEVEDISLFYIKTPVEFGAVGRQANQPSHQP, from the coding sequence ATGAAAGGCTTTTTGGTGATTTTCTTTACCCAACAGAACCGTCGACATCACGGAAAAATGCTGGGTGAATGGCTCGTCGATCTGGCCAAAGAGATGGGTTTACGCGGTGCCACCCTGGCAACGGGTATCGAAGGCTTCGGGCATTCAGGGAAACTGCATTCCTCGCATTTTTTTGAGCTGGCCGATCAACCTACCGAAATCCGCTTGGCAATGACCGAAGAGGAGTTCGTTCGCCTGTTTGAACGACTTGAGGTCGAAGATATCTCCCTGTTTTACATAAAGACCCCGGTTGAATTCGGAGCCGTCGGTAGACAGGCCAACCAGCCCAGTCACCAGCCTTGA
- a CDS encoding potassium transporter Kup, which yields MSETATPAHEDSHAKTSGVGLLVAAVGVVYGDIGTSPLYTLKEVFAGHYGVQANQDGVLGILSLIFWSLIWVVSIKYVLFILRANNQGEGGIMALTALARRASAPYPKMSRILVLLGLFGAALFYGDSMITPAISVLSAVEGLQLAFEGIGHWVVPLSVIVLVALFLIQKHGTARIGILFGPVMVLWFVVLGILGIYGILQRPEVLQALNPAWTVRFFVVHPGIGIAILGAVVLALTGAEALYADMGHFGRKPIARAWFMLVLPGLVLNYFGQGALILGNPEAVRNPFYLLAPDWALLPMVALSTLATIIASQAVISGAFSLTRQAIQLGYVPRMFIQHTSSQEQGQIYIGIVNWALMVGVVLLVIGFESSSALAAAYGVAVTGTMLITTILSSAVVLLLWKTPRWLAIPMLLGFLVVDSLYFAANISKIFQGGAFPVIAGIALFILMTTWKRGRKIIVERLDETALPLPLFISSIRAQPPHRVQGTAVFLTARSDAVPHALLHNLLHNQVLHEQVVLLTVVSEDRPRVPADQRFEVESYGEGFFRVSLHFGFIEEPDVPLALSLCHLEELDFSPMRTTYFLSRETVVPTKRIGMARWRETLFAFLLKNANSNLKYFNLPLNRVIELGTQVEM from the coding sequence GTGAGCGAAACAGCGACCCCTGCCCATGAAGACTCCCACGCCAAAACATCCGGGGTGGGCTTGCTCGTCGCCGCGGTCGGCGTGGTTTATGGGGACATTGGTACCAGCCCGCTTTACACCCTCAAGGAAGTGTTCGCCGGCCACTATGGCGTCCAGGCCAATCAGGACGGTGTACTGGGCATTCTGTCGTTGATTTTCTGGTCGCTGATCTGGGTCGTCTCGATCAAGTACGTGCTGTTTATCCTGCGCGCCAACAACCAGGGCGAGGGGGGCATCATGGCCTTGACGGCCCTGGCACGTCGGGCCTCGGCGCCGTATCCGAAAATGAGCAGGATCCTGGTGTTACTCGGGCTGTTTGGCGCGGCACTGTTTTACGGGGACAGCATGATCACCCCGGCCATCTCGGTGCTCTCCGCGGTTGAAGGGCTACAGCTTGCGTTCGAGGGCATCGGGCATTGGGTCGTTCCACTGTCCGTTATCGTTCTGGTCGCACTTTTCCTGATCCAGAAACATGGCACGGCGCGTATCGGCATTCTGTTCGGCCCGGTCATGGTGCTGTGGTTCGTGGTGTTGGGCATTCTCGGTATTTACGGCATTCTGCAACGCCCGGAAGTGTTGCAAGCACTCAATCCTGCTTGGACCGTGCGATTTTTCGTGGTTCATCCGGGCATTGGCATCGCCATTCTGGGGGCCGTGGTATTGGCATTGACCGGTGCTGAAGCGCTGTATGCCGACATGGGCCATTTCGGTCGCAAACCGATTGCCCGTGCCTGGTTCATGCTGGTGCTGCCTGGCCTGGTGCTCAATTACTTTGGCCAGGGTGCGTTGATCCTCGGAAACCCGGAAGCGGTACGCAACCCATTCTATCTATTGGCACCCGACTGGGCGCTGCTGCCGATGGTCGCGCTGTCGACACTGGCCACCATCATCGCCTCCCAGGCGGTGATTTCCGGGGCGTTCTCACTGACTCGCCAGGCCATTCAGCTGGGTTACGTACCGCGTATGTTTATCCAGCACACCTCCAGTCAGGAGCAGGGGCAGATTTACATCGGTATTGTGAACTGGGCGCTGATGGTCGGCGTCGTGTTGCTGGTCATCGGCTTTGAATCGTCCAGTGCGCTGGCGGCGGCGTATGGCGTGGCGGTGACGGGGACCATGTTGATCACGACCATTCTGTCTTCGGCCGTCGTCCTGCTGCTCTGGAAAACACCGCGCTGGCTGGCGATTCCGATGCTGTTGGGTTTTCTCGTGGTCGACAGCCTGTACTTCGCCGCCAACATATCGAAGATCTTCCAGGGCGGTGCGTTCCCGGTGATTGCCGGTATTGCCCTGTTCATTTTGATGACCACCTGGAAACGCGGCCGCAAGATCATTGTCGAGCGACTGGACGAAACCGCTCTGCCGCTGCCGTTGTTCATCAGCAGCATCCGCGCGCAACCACCCCATCGCGTGCAGGGTACGGCGGTATTTCTGACGGCCAGATCCGATGCTGTCCCCCATGCCCTGTTGCACAACCTGTTGCATAACCAGGTGCTGCACGAACAGGTGGTGTTACTCACCGTGGTGTCTGAAGACCGCCCGCGTGTGCCTGCGGATCAGCGGTTCGAGGTCGAGTCCTATGGCGAAGGGTTCTTCCGGGTCAGTCTGCACTTTGGTTTTATCGAAGAGCCCGATGTGCCGCTGGCGTTGAGTCTGTGCCATTTGGAAGAGCTGGATTTCAGCCCGATGCGCACCACCTATTTCCTCAGCCGCGAGACGGTCGTCCCGACCAAGCGTATCGGCATGGCCCGTTGGCGCGAGACCCTGTTCGCGTTCTTGCTGAAGAACGCCAACAGCAACCTCAAATACTTCAATTTGCCGCTCAATCGCGTGATTGAGCTGGGTACGCAGGTCGAGATGTAG
- a CDS encoding LysE family translocator, with protein MESLLPFLLFAFVASITPGPTNILVLSHSSRWGLGATLPIIIGACVAAALIVFAVGLGVGETLLRFPRVQQAMAWAGVLWLSWLAWQIFQSAPPSLNPATPRDEGLSVFGAATLQLLNPKVWMMAVAVVSVFAGGGDKAMRLVLLSLVFLFVSLPCMTLWALLGVGSARFFGSPQAFKRVNHALAFLLLASAWLTVLV; from the coding sequence ATGGAATCGCTATTGCCTTTCCTGCTGTTTGCGTTCGTTGCCTCGATCACTCCGGGGCCGACCAATATTCTGGTGCTGAGCCACAGTTCGCGGTGGGGGCTGGGCGCTACGCTGCCGATCATTATTGGCGCATGCGTGGCGGCGGCGCTGATTGTGTTTGCAGTCGGGCTCGGCGTGGGCGAGACGCTGCTGCGGTTTCCACGAGTGCAGCAAGCGATGGCCTGGGCCGGGGTGCTCTGGTTGAGTTGGCTGGCCTGGCAGATCTTTCAAAGCGCGCCACCGTCTCTGAATCCAGCTACCCCGCGCGACGAGGGTCTGAGCGTGTTCGGTGCCGCCACCCTGCAATTGCTCAACCCCAAAGTCTGGATGATGGCGGTGGCGGTGGTGAGCGTGTTTGCCGGTGGCGGCGACAAGGCCATGCGGCTGGTGTTGTTGTCGCTGGTGTTTCTGTTCGTCTCCTTGCCATGCATGACCCTGTGGGCGTTGCTCGGCGTGGGTAGTGCTCGGTTTTTTGGTTCGCCACAGGCGTTCAAACGCGTGAACCATGCACTGGCTTTTTTGCTGCTGGCGTCGGCCTGGTTGACCGTGCTGGTGTAG
- a CDS encoding alpha/beta fold hydrolase: MKIAFGVLLFTWLTSIAFADENPVGFQSSTLADSQNDRALEMVVWYPGATTAATQLIGDDAVFVGASAVRDAPPAAGKHPLLVLSHGYRGNWSNQIWLASALAHRGYIVAAINHPGTTTHDRSPQAAAQLWQRPVDLRRAIDAVTTQPEKFGLVANDRIAVVGHSLGGWTALEIAGARFDPERFAHDCKAHPQISSCTVYEKINPASTSESKAALATDLRDKRVTAVVTLDLGLSRGLTDESLAALPVPTLVIAAGVPSRELPAELESANLAKRLPAASSRYVEISDASHFSFSSMCKPGAQKMLEDDVPGDGIICLDGDGGRSRGVIQQQITSLIAEFLQSSYKEESL; encoded by the coding sequence TTGAAAATAGCTTTCGGCGTCCTGTTGTTCACCTGGCTGACTTCTATCGCATTCGCTGACGAGAACCCTGTCGGCTTCCAATCTTCCACACTGGCGGACTCGCAAAATGACCGCGCACTGGAGATGGTCGTCTGGTACCCCGGTGCAACTACCGCAGCCACGCAATTGATCGGCGATGATGCGGTGTTCGTCGGGGCTTCTGCCGTTCGTGACGCGCCGCCCGCTGCTGGCAAGCATCCATTGTTGGTGCTCTCCCACGGGTACAGAGGTAATTGGAGCAACCAGATCTGGCTTGCCAGTGCTCTGGCTCATAGGGGGTATATCGTCGCCGCAATCAATCACCCTGGCACCACCACTCATGACCGTAGCCCTCAAGCGGCGGCGCAGTTATGGCAGCGCCCCGTTGATTTACGCCGAGCCATAGATGCGGTCACGACTCAACCTGAAAAATTCGGCTTGGTCGCCAATGACCGAATTGCAGTAGTGGGCCATTCACTCGGTGGCTGGACCGCCCTGGAGATCGCCGGTGCTCGTTTCGATCCAGAGCGCTTCGCCCATGACTGCAAAGCCCACCCGCAGATATCAAGTTGCACTGTCTATGAAAAGATAAACCCCGCAAGCACCTCGGAATCAAAGGCCGCGTTGGCCACCGATTTGCGCGATAAACGCGTCACTGCCGTGGTTACATTGGACCTGGGTCTTTCACGGGGCCTGACTGATGAAAGCCTGGCCGCGCTGCCGGTACCAACGCTGGTGATCGCTGCCGGTGTACCGTCGCGCGAGCTACCTGCTGAGTTGGAGTCTGCCAACCTGGCCAAACGCTTGCCAGCGGCGTCAAGCCGTTACGTCGAAATCAGCGACGCAAGCCATTTCAGCTTCTCGTCGATGTGCAAACCTGGCGCGCAGAAAATGCTCGAAGACGATGTACCAGGCGATGGCATCATTTGCCTGGATGGCGACGGCGGTCGCTCACGTGGGGTGATTCAACAGCAGATCACATCGCTGATAGCAGAGTTTCTTCAGTCATCCTACAAAGAAGAAAGTTTGTAA
- a CDS encoding cell wall hydrolase produces MRFKGVATCFAIILLCGQVWATDQEQKKEVAEDKAQVLEQKAAEKGSDVPIPKSETITTSEAQAVDPAGTAPLEDAITCLARSIYWEAKGVTDADMEGVAGVVMNRLGHEGFPDTVCGVVKQGSEKHACQFSWWCDGRADQVKEDDEYAHAKEIARKALNKQLTDRTHGALYFHDRTVKPDWAKQYIKTGETPKFLFYKPGGGTAK; encoded by the coding sequence ATGCGATTTAAAGGGGTAGCCACCTGCTTCGCAATCATCCTTCTGTGCGGCCAGGTGTGGGCGACAGATCAGGAGCAAAAAAAGGAAGTGGCTGAAGACAAGGCACAGGTCCTGGAGCAGAAAGCGGCAGAGAAGGGGAGTGACGTTCCGATACCCAAGTCCGAGACCATCACCACCTCTGAAGCACAGGCGGTCGATCCGGCGGGCACAGCGCCGTTGGAGGATGCCATTACATGCCTTGCACGCAGCATCTACTGGGAAGCCAAAGGGGTGACGGATGCTGACATGGAGGGCGTCGCCGGTGTGGTCATGAACCGGCTGGGCCATGAAGGTTTTCCGGATACGGTGTGCGGCGTGGTCAAGCAAGGTTCTGAAAAGCACGCCTGCCAGTTTTCATGGTGGTGTGACGGGCGTGCAGATCAGGTAAAGGAAGACGACGAATATGCCCACGCCAAGGAAATCGCGCGCAAGGCACTCAACAAGCAACTCACGGACCGCACCCATGGTGCTTTGTATTTCCACGACAGAACGGTGAAGCCCGACTGGGCGAAGCAGTACATCAAGACAGGCGAGACCCCGAAATTTCTGTTCTATAAGCCTGGTGGCGGGACGGCAAAGTAG
- a CDS encoding DUF2182 domain-containing protein, with protein MRPGSVLRSFTQAPWPLLFATAGLGLALSVYNAGHVAHPTFCSSVVGLSIVTLWPTVLEAEFALNPLNRLLADWALMLVAMMPPLLAMPLMHVWRSSLPRRRLRASVGFLLGYGALWMAAGPILTVLALLLQLTVAEAALAGALLIAMLWSASPWHRAALNRGHRMRRIGLFGWAADRDCLIFGMTHGVWCIVSCWAWMLVPLLGGAWHIPIMLFAGAIMLAERLTPADRPRWRWPASFPRLDPGSVLSARKVARPHD; from the coding sequence ATGCGGCCAGGTTCGGTATTGCGCAGCTTCACCCAGGCGCCCTGGCCGTTGCTGTTCGCAACGGCTGGGCTCGGTCTGGCCCTTAGCGTTTACAACGCCGGGCACGTTGCACACCCGACCTTCTGCAGCTCGGTGGTGGGGCTGTCCATCGTGACGCTCTGGCCCACCGTGTTGGAGGCAGAGTTCGCCCTGAATCCACTGAACCGCCTGCTGGCCGACTGGGCGCTGATGCTTGTCGCGATGATGCCGCCGCTTCTGGCCATGCCGCTCATGCATGTCTGGCGCTCCAGCCTGCCTCGCAGACGCCTGCGCGCATCAGTCGGGTTCTTGCTCGGTTACGGTGCGTTATGGATGGCCGCCGGGCCGATCCTGACCGTTCTCGCCTTGTTGTTGCAGCTCACCGTCGCAGAGGCGGCCCTTGCCGGTGCACTGCTGATTGCGATGCTGTGGAGTGCCAGCCCGTGGCACCGCGCGGCGCTTAATCGTGGCCACCGGATGCGGCGGATCGGTCTCTTCGGCTGGGCCGCCGACAGGGATTGTCTGATCTTCGGCATGACGCATGGGGTTTGGTGCATTGTGTCGTGCTGGGCGTGGATGTTGGTGCCACTGCTTGGCGGGGCGTGGCACATCCCGATCATGTTGTTTGCAGGCGCAATAATGTTGGCTGAGCGCCTGACTCCTGCCGATCGGCCGCGCTGGCGTTGGCCGGCGAGTTTCCCCCGACTTGATCCCGGCTCTGTCCTCTCTGCGCGAAAGGTGGCGCGCCCGCATGACTAG